A single genomic interval of Microbacterium sp. LWO14-1.2 harbors:
- a CDS encoding family 10 glycosylhydrolase has translation MKRRPIAIAAAAVLALTAPAAAAGAAVDEEALTAYVKNADGTYGYSATPVETYPGSGEQVTIPTSLEPENRRFSSAWVGTIGNLNFGKPTDAADFDAKYAAVLDDFTAWNMNAVIFQVRPLLDAYYPSTLNPWSEFLTGTQGADPGYDPLQRMVDATHARGMEFHAWLNPYRVTNTKMTAPAILSALGLTADEVKALTVPEYIEALNEAGILADDNFAVQHPDWVLSFEEKLFLDPGQPEVPAFVADSVAEIVENYDVDAIHFDDYFYPYRITVDGVNVFFGSAGEDRPTFEEFGLTAGYADSPEGIEAWRRDNITGLITQVGDVIDAHNADAGTAVQLGISPFGIWEHRALNPAGSNTPTGSSQTYSNAVFADTRAWVQDELVDYLTPQIYWSFDQAAAPYGELARWWSDVAEGSRTQIYVGHALYKHVNNGGWEAAWMNPEEVPNQIRFDQKLDGIDGSVLFSYNDMKPSDIAALPADQQPKHQAKNTAIDLLRSEAFAHPTLVPAKPWLSDGSVAAPTDLALDGARLTWRAGDAAEARQYAIYRGTGTPEEIVAGSGTLVDTIWAGGAAEAGYTVPASEPAALDSTARAAGETWVVTALDAAAVESAPAAVAAEPVDPVDPVDPVDPSDPGTPPGGTGSGGAAAPGAAGSAQTGSLATTGTEFPVATILTALALLVAGGTVLVTRSRRRSAAASRE, from the coding sequence ATGAAGAGAAGACCCATCGCGATCGCTGCAGCGGCAGTGCTCGCGCTGACCGCGCCCGCCGCCGCCGCGGGAGCGGCCGTCGACGAGGAGGCGCTGACCGCGTACGTCAAGAACGCCGACGGCACGTACGGGTACAGCGCGACGCCCGTGGAGACGTACCCCGGTTCAGGGGAGCAGGTCACGATCCCGACGAGCCTCGAGCCAGAGAACCGCCGTTTCTCGAGCGCGTGGGTCGGCACGATCGGCAACCTCAACTTCGGCAAGCCGACCGACGCCGCCGACTTCGACGCGAAGTACGCGGCGGTGCTCGACGACTTCACCGCGTGGAACATGAACGCCGTGATCTTCCAGGTCAGGCCGCTGCTCGACGCGTACTACCCGTCGACCCTCAACCCGTGGTCGGAGTTCCTCACCGGCACCCAGGGTGCCGACCCGGGCTACGACCCGCTGCAGCGCATGGTCGACGCGACCCACGCGCGCGGCATGGAGTTCCACGCCTGGCTCAACCCGTACCGGGTGACGAACACGAAGATGACCGCGCCCGCCATCCTCTCCGCGCTCGGCCTCACCGCCGACGAGGTCAAGGCTCTCACCGTCCCCGAGTACATCGAGGCGCTCAACGAGGCCGGCATCCTCGCCGACGACAACTTCGCCGTCCAGCATCCCGACTGGGTGCTGTCGTTCGAAGAGAAGCTGTTCCTCGACCCCGGCCAGCCCGAGGTGCCCGCGTTCGTCGCCGACTCGGTCGCCGAGATCGTCGAGAACTACGACGTCGACGCGATCCACTTCGACGACTACTTCTACCCGTACCGCATCACGGTCGACGGCGTGAACGTGTTCTTCGGTTCGGCCGGCGAGGATCGGCCGACGTTCGAGGAGTTCGGGCTGACGGCGGGTTACGCCGACAGCCCGGAGGGCATCGAGGCGTGGCGTCGCGACAACATCACCGGTCTCATCACCCAGGTCGGCGACGTCATCGACGCGCACAACGCGGATGCCGGCACGGCCGTGCAGCTCGGGATCAGCCCGTTCGGCATCTGGGAGCACAGGGCGCTGAACCCCGCCGGCTCGAACACGCCGACCGGATCATCGCAGACCTACAGCAACGCGGTGTTCGCCGACACCCGAGCGTGGGTGCAGGACGAACTGGTCGACTACCTCACACCTCAGATCTACTGGAGCTTCGACCAGGCCGCCGCCCCGTACGGCGAGCTCGCTCGATGGTGGAGCGACGTCGCAGAGGGCAGCCGTACGCAGATCTACGTCGGTCACGCCCTCTACAAGCACGTGAACAACGGCGGGTGGGAGGCCGCGTGGATGAATCCCGAAGAGGTGCCCAACCAGATCCGCTTCGATCAGAAGCTCGACGGGATCGACGGCAGCGTGCTCTTCAGCTACAACGACATGAAGCCGAGCGACATCGCGGCGCTGCCCGCCGACCAGCAGCCCAAGCACCAGGCGAAGAACACCGCGATCGACCTGCTCCGCAGCGAGGCGTTCGCGCACCCCACGCTGGTTCCCGCCAAGCCGTGGCTGTCGGATGGCTCGGTCGCCGCCCCGACCGACCTGGCCCTCGACGGCGCCCGGTTGACGTGGCGCGCCGGCGATGCCGCAGAAGCGCGCCAGTATGCGATCTACCGCGGCACGGGCACGCCCGAGGAGATCGTCGCTGGAAGCGGCACACTCGTCGACACGATCTGGGCAGGGGGCGCGGCCGAAGCGGGCTACACGGTTCCGGCCTCCGAACCCGCGGCACTCGACTCCACGGCTCGTGCGGCCGGAGAGACCTGGGTCGTCACCGCGCTCGACGCCGCAGCGGTGGAGAGCGCGCCCGCCGCCGTCGCCGCGGAGCCTGTCGATCCGGTGGATCCTGTCGATCCTGTCGACCCGTCCGATCCCGGCACGCCTCCCGGCGGTACCGGCAGCGGCGGCGCCGCAGCGCCCGGAGCCGCCGGTTCCGCACAGACGGGTTCCCTCGCAACCACCGGCACCGAGTTCCCCGTCGCGACGATCCTCACGGCGCTGGCCCTCCTCGTGGCGGGCGGCACCGTGCTCGTGACGAGGTCCCGCCGGCGAAGCGCCGCGGCATCCCGAGAGTGA
- a CDS encoding site-specific integrase, with protein MGRAAKGEGSIFKTDAGYRGYVTINGRRKYASGAKKTEVAQKLREIKSQRDAGVLAIGRSPKLSAWIEHWMKATEPKHKIKTHAGYQSIIDLYLPGWLGDITLAKLTAEHLEEAYDALYKKGLSGSTVYQLHSVIRAALTLAQKRGRTAVNAAVLVVSPPSPSSKKVVPFSDHDLAQIFAALEDSRSKARFAYALELGPRPGEALALEWPHLDFGEGSILICQQIQTVDKKLRLVKYTKTDSKADPEYRKVPLPGHLADIFREHRDLQLHEMGRASRWEEWRDEDESEDVVHAFVFTSARRPGRPITPAGDAQQWTRLLEVAGLPHAKPYTARHTAASRMIAAGIDLTVVAEILGHADIKTLIKVYAHALEERKRAAAGLLESAWANRVGAPYSAPYEAESSRFQPSVDGGV; from the coding sequence ATGGGGCGCGCAGCGAAGGGTGAAGGCAGCATCTTCAAGACCGATGCTGGATACCGCGGGTACGTGACCATCAACGGCCGCCGCAAGTACGCCTCCGGTGCGAAGAAGACCGAGGTGGCGCAGAAGCTCCGCGAGATCAAGAGCCAGCGCGACGCCGGCGTGCTCGCGATCGGACGTTCCCCGAAGCTGTCCGCCTGGATCGAGCATTGGATGAAGGCGACCGAGCCGAAGCACAAGATCAAGACCCACGCCGGCTACCAATCGATCATCGATCTCTACCTCCCCGGGTGGCTCGGCGACATCACTCTGGCCAAGCTGACGGCCGAGCATCTGGAAGAGGCGTACGACGCCCTGTACAAGAAAGGTCTGAGCGGGTCCACCGTGTACCAGTTGCACTCTGTGATCCGAGCCGCACTCACGCTCGCGCAGAAGCGCGGGCGCACGGCAGTCAATGCAGCGGTGCTCGTCGTGTCGCCACCCTCGCCGTCCTCGAAGAAGGTCGTCCCATTCTCTGACCACGACCTCGCGCAGATCTTCGCGGCGCTGGAGGACTCGCGCTCCAAGGCCCGGTTTGCCTATGCTCTGGAGCTCGGACCCCGCCCGGGGGAGGCGCTGGCGCTGGAGTGGCCGCACCTCGATTTCGGTGAGGGCTCCATCCTCATCTGTCAGCAGATCCAGACCGTCGACAAGAAGCTGCGGCTGGTCAAGTACACGAAGACCGATTCCAAGGCGGATCCGGAGTACCGGAAGGTGCCGCTGCCCGGGCACCTCGCCGATATCTTCCGCGAGCATCGTGACTTGCAGCTGCACGAGATGGGCAGGGCATCACGGTGGGAGGAATGGCGCGACGAAGACGAGTCGGAGGACGTAGTTCACGCTTTCGTCTTCACGTCTGCGCGGCGCCCTGGTCGACCGATCACTCCCGCCGGTGACGCGCAGCAGTGGACGAGGCTGCTGGAGGTGGCGGGTCTACCTCACGCGAAGCCGTACACGGCGCGGCACACAGCCGCATCGCGGATGATCGCCGCCGGGATCGACCTCACGGTGGTCGCGGAGATCCTGGGGCACGCCGATATTAAGACGCTCATCAAGGTCTACGCGCACGCGCTGGAGGAGCGGAAACGAGCTGCGGCCGGGTTGCTGGAGAGTGCATGGGCAAACCGTGTCGGTGCACCTTATTCTGCACCCTATGAAGCCGAGTCGAGCCGATTCCAGCCGAGTGTAGACGGAGGCGTGTAG
- a CDS encoding ABC transporter ATP-binding protein encodes MDEPIALVTAENARRVFEPGEQGVKSATFTIEANTSVAIVGPSGSGKTTLLSMLGMLETPTAGKLDILGRDAFSVTPRAVAHARRAEISFIFQAFHLVPHLTVEENVTLGLHHHDGGAAAWRARVGEHLAALGLTNHTGAYPRTLSGGEQQRVAIARALVREPRLLLCDEPTGNLDSANGAIVVDALLSSVSPTTAVVIVTHDEDLAARCMRRIRVRDGLAESVAS; translated from the coding sequence TTGGATGAGCCCATCGCTCTCGTCACCGCCGAGAATGCGCGCCGAGTGTTCGAGCCGGGGGAACAGGGGGTCAAGTCTGCGACGTTCACCATCGAAGCGAACACGTCCGTCGCCATCGTGGGGCCCAGTGGATCCGGCAAGACGACGCTGCTCAGCATGTTGGGAATGTTGGAGACCCCCACCGCGGGCAAACTCGACATCCTTGGACGTGACGCATTCTCGGTCACGCCCCGGGCTGTTGCTCACGCTCGACGGGCGGAGATCTCGTTCATCTTCCAGGCATTTCACCTCGTACCCCACTTGACGGTCGAAGAGAACGTGACGCTCGGGCTGCACCACCATGACGGAGGGGCGGCAGCTTGGCGGGCGCGCGTCGGCGAACATCTCGCAGCGCTCGGACTCACCAATCACACGGGCGCTTACCCGAGGACGCTCTCCGGGGGAGAGCAGCAGCGGGTGGCCATAGCTCGAGCGCTCGTCCGTGAGCCGCGCCTTCTTCTCTGTGATGAGCCCACCGGGAACCTGGACAGTGCGAACGGGGCGATAGTCGTCGACGCACTACTTTCCTCCGTGTCGCCGACCACCGCGGTCGTCATCGTCACACATGACGAAGATCTTGCGGCGCGATGCATGCGACGGATACGCGTCAGGGATGGTCTGGCAGAAAGCGTCGCCTCGTGA
- a CDS encoding lambda-exonuclease family protein, with protein sequence MTFEVVHVRPDTAEWEQERRNSIGASELPAAMNLSPYATPLDVWKHKQGIDRPFDELLSFIGHESEHIIEKWVHQFSGLDVQLRPAFMARSVEYPFLHASFDRVSDDPFTTWQFKTAHHYTGHKWDDGIPTDIRVQVQGEMLVADTRRAAVVVWIGGREFRLFWEDRDDRFIREHLIPAAEDLWARVLAGDPPPPSTIAEVNAISTDDRPVELSDVAFETFERIQLLNSDITAQEAERDALKVAFAQYVGSADTLIRDGRKVGTWKQQKGRIGFDREGFTLDHPRLAAQYTRTGQPFRVLRATKQKEQSK encoded by the coding sequence ATGACGTTCGAAGTCGTGCACGTCCGCCCCGACACTGCGGAGTGGGAGCAGGAGCGTCGAAACAGCATCGGTGCGTCCGAGCTCCCCGCGGCGATGAACCTGTCCCCGTACGCGACGCCGCTGGACGTGTGGAAGCACAAGCAGGGCATCGATCGTCCCTTCGATGAGCTGCTGTCGTTCATCGGCCACGAGTCTGAGCACATCATTGAGAAGTGGGTCCACCAGTTCTCCGGGCTCGACGTGCAGCTGCGCCCGGCGTTCATGGCCCGATCGGTGGAGTACCCGTTCCTGCACGCGTCATTCGACCGCGTGAGTGACGACCCGTTCACGACGTGGCAGTTCAAGACCGCGCACCACTACACGGGTCACAAGTGGGACGACGGGATCCCGACCGACATTCGGGTGCAGGTGCAGGGCGAGATGCTCGTCGCCGACACCCGCCGCGCCGCGGTCGTGGTGTGGATCGGTGGCCGCGAGTTCCGCCTGTTCTGGGAGGACCGCGACGACCGGTTCATCCGCGAGCACTTGATCCCCGCCGCCGAGGACCTGTGGGCGCGCGTCCTGGCGGGCGACCCACCTCCCCCGTCGACGATCGCCGAGGTCAACGCGATCTCCACCGACGACCGACCCGTGGAGCTGTCGGACGTGGCGTTCGAGACGTTCGAGCGTATCCAGCTGCTGAACAGCGACATCACCGCCCAGGAAGCCGAGCGCGACGCCCTCAAGGTCGCGTTCGCCCAGTACGTCGGCTCGGCCGACACCCTCATCCGCGACGGCCGGAAGGTCGGCACGTGGAAGCAGCAGAAAGGCCGGATCGGGTTCGACCGCGAGGGCTTCACCCTCGACCACCCCCGCCTCGCCGCCCAGTACACCCGCACGGGACAGCCCTTCCGCGTCCTCCGTGCCACGAAGCAGAAGGAGCAGAGCAAGTGA
- a CDS encoding helix-turn-helix transcriptional regulator: MDHSIAQELADKVAASILRAGRSKTSVAAAAGIPGTTFNRKINGHVEFTMGELVRIARVLEVAPSTLTPSAFLARDAA; this comes from the coding sequence ATGGATCACTCAATCGCTCAGGAGCTCGCGGACAAGGTCGCCGCCAGCATCCTTCGAGCCGGCCGGTCGAAGACCTCGGTCGCCGCCGCCGCCGGCATTCCCGGAACGACCTTCAACCGCAAGATCAACGGCCACGTCGAGTTCACGATGGGCGAGCTCGTTCGTATCGCTCGCGTGCTCGAGGTCGCCCCGTCGACCCTCACGCCCTCCGCCTTCCTTGCTCGGGATGCAGCGTGA
- a CDS encoding helix-turn-helix domain-containing protein — protein sequence MSAEAERLLKVSVAAERLSVGIDWVYERIKRGELPVVELGDTRKNQRIRESDLQRFISDRTYGDSAAPSAA from the coding sequence GTGAGCGCCGAAGCCGAGCGGTTGCTCAAGGTTTCAGTTGCCGCGGAGCGTCTCAGCGTCGGCATCGACTGGGTGTACGAGCGGATCAAGCGCGGGGAACTCCCCGTCGTGGAACTCGGCGACACCCGGAAGAACCAGCGCATCCGCGAGTCGGACCTGCAGCGCTTCATCAGCGACCGCACTTACGGCGATTCTGCTGCGCCGTCCGCGGCCTGA
- a CDS encoding ABC transporter permease produces the protein MSGTVRLAVRSVTRRWRRNLISLVAVGAGVAAVVIPSSLAVGSSEAVTARLESATSSRITVLLPATSWEAEESTLLSALDSQPQIVDAGTLVPPDRTNGSVVITNPRTERSVESAIGVATPSGLRTGGATVKSGGLGADGIISGEESIVNLGSRVARELEYADVAAGPVLIDGRDFTVIGIIASDEAWMSASVVFPPDSAKAGGYLPDNRVITVSTEGNVTKSLQQRIALAVEPAAPDTVTVLSSPSAQELRSEILNRGNSLTGLIGIIAGATAFLTLAATTFASLTERRREMGLYLALGYTRSFVSGQIVVEGTIVGALGGRVGFLVGTLVAAAVSAGSYPMFILPTILLVLPGAAAVLGCVSALIPAWVATRVSPSELLRA, from the coding sequence GTGAGCGGCACGGTGCGCCTCGCGGTGAGATCCGTGACCCGACGGTGGCGACGAAACCTCATCTCCCTCGTTGCCGTCGGCGCAGGCGTTGCCGCAGTCGTCATCCCGTCATCGTTAGCGGTCGGCTCGTCTGAGGCCGTCACCGCCCGTCTGGAGTCGGCCACGAGTTCCCGCATCACCGTGCTCCTCCCTGCGACTTCCTGGGAGGCCGAGGAATCAACGCTCCTCAGCGCGCTGGACTCCCAACCGCAGATCGTCGACGCAGGCACGCTCGTCCCCCCTGACCGAACCAACGGTTCCGTTGTCATCACGAACCCGAGGACGGAGCGGAGCGTCGAGTCAGCCATCGGCGTGGCAACACCCAGCGGGCTGCGAACGGGCGGCGCGACGGTGAAGTCCGGCGGCCTCGGCGCGGACGGAATCATCTCCGGCGAGGAGAGCATCGTGAACCTCGGCTCTCGGGTGGCGCGCGAGCTGGAGTACGCGGACGTGGCAGCTGGCCCCGTGCTCATCGACGGGCGCGACTTCACGGTCATCGGGATCATCGCCAGCGACGAGGCATGGATGTCGGCCAGTGTGGTGTTCCCGCCTGACTCTGCGAAGGCTGGCGGCTATCTTCCGGACAATCGGGTCATCACCGTGTCCACCGAGGGGAACGTGACCAAGAGCCTCCAGCAGCGAATCGCACTCGCCGTAGAACCCGCGGCCCCGGATACGGTCACCGTGCTCAGTTCCCCTAGTGCACAAGAACTACGAAGCGAGATTCTGAACAGAGGGAACAGCCTTACGGGTCTCATCGGGATCATCGCCGGCGCCACCGCATTCCTCACGCTTGCCGCCACGACCTTCGCTTCGCTGACTGAACGTCGTCGAGAGATGGGTTTGTACCTCGCCCTGGGGTACACCCGGTCTTTCGTCTCTGGTCAGATCGTCGTGGAGGGCACCATCGTCGGCGCGCTCGGTGGGCGTGTGGGGTTCCTGGTCGGCACACTCGTCGCAGCGGCGGTCAGCGCGGGGTCCTATCCGATGTTCATCCTGCCGACCATCCTGCTCGTCCTGCCCGGTGCCGCGGCAGTCTTGGGATGCGTCAGCGCGCTCATTCCTGCGTGGGTGGCGACTCGAGTTTCCCCGAGCGAACTCCTGCGCGCCTAG
- a CDS encoding helix-turn-helix transcriptional regulator, producing MTYLVYQIIHFGYIVIRMDEYVEAAAGALRAAQARARMTDIALAETSGIPVVTLRRYLKGTRDTPVSALFKIADALGVSAGALLDDASNHVKND from the coding sequence ATGACCTATTTGGTCTACCAAATTATCCATTTTGGTTATATAGTGATCCGCATGGATGAGTACGTAGAAGCTGCCGCCGGCGCGCTCCGAGCGGCACAGGCGCGAGCACGCATGACCGACATCGCCCTTGCGGAGACTTCCGGCATCCCCGTCGTTACGCTGCGCCGCTACTTGAAGGGAACGCGAGACACTCCGGTGTCAGCGCTATTCAAGATCGCGGACGCCCTCGGCGTGAGCGCCGGCGCCCTCCTCGATGACGCGAGTAACCATGTCAAGAACGACTGA